The proteins below are encoded in one region of Aequorivita iocasae:
- a CDS encoding DUF1599 domain-containing protein: MADTSNQYNDQIEKCRELFIKKMHDYGSAWRILRLPSLTDQIFIKAQRIRGLQQNAERKIEEDETSEFIGIVNYSIMALIQLDKGVVEQPDLSLEEATQLYDEQVAKTKQLMMDKNHDYGEAWRDMRVSSLTDLILQKLLRVKQIENNSGKTLVSEGIDANYQDMINYAVFALIHLKERK; this comes from the coding sequence ATGGCCGATACTTCAAATCAATATAACGACCAGATTGAAAAATGCAGGGAGCTGTTTATCAAGAAAATGCACGATTACGGAAGCGCGTGGCGCATTCTCAGGCTTCCGTCCCTTACCGACCAAATTTTTATAAAGGCACAGCGCATCCGTGGTTTGCAGCAAAATGCGGAGCGAAAAATTGAAGAGGACGAAACCAGCGAGTTTATCGGGATTGTAAATTATTCCATAATGGCGCTTATCCAACTGGATAAAGGCGTAGTGGAGCAGCCCGACCTGTCCTTGGAAGAGGCCACCCAACTTTACGATGAGCAAGTGGCGAAAACCAAACAGTTGATGATGGACAAAAACCACGATTACGGCGAGGCGTGGCGCGATATGCGGGTAAGTTCGCTGACGGATTTGATTCTTCAGAAATTACTGCGCGTAAAGCAAATTGAAAACAATAGCGGGAAAACCTTGGTTTCTGAAGGAATTGATGCGAATTATCAGGATATGATAAATTATGCGGTTTTTGCGCTGATTCATTTAAAGGAAAGAAAATAG
- the rho gene encoding transcription termination factor Rho — protein MFEISDLKSKKLPELQEIAKELNVPKYRTQKKLDLVYQILDYQAANPKAVKAVIKAEESSPDTKKEEKTSSSSDNAAKDQKQRPQKNENRNKKPQPQKKHHDKKSDDDKKPADDKRSGNDRNEKDRKDKKESDKKPQHQKSSSNDNRQKNQRNDNNNSDNRQKHQSHKQKDGNVHDNRNNGNKDSRNRYREPDYEFDGIIESEGVLDIMQDGYGFLRSSDYNYLSSPDDIYVSQSQIRLFGLKTGDTVLGEVRPPKEGEKYFPLIKVNKINGLNPNVVRDRVSFEHLTPLFPQEKFNLADKQSTISTRIIDLFAPIGKGQRGMIVSQPKTGKTMLLKDIANAIAANHPEVYQIILLIDERPEEVTDMQRNVRGEVVASTFDKEASEHVRVANIVIDKAKRLVECGHDVVILLDSITRLARAYNTVQPASGKILSGGVDANALHKPKRFFGAARNIENGGSLSIIATALTETGSKMDEVIFEEFKGTGNMELQLDRKISNRRIFPAIDLTSSSTRRDDLLLDENTIQRMWVLRKYLADMNPVEAMEFINDRVKQTRNNEEFLISMNG, from the coding sequence ATGTTTGAAATTTCAGATTTAAAAAGCAAAAAGCTACCTGAACTCCAGGAAATAGCCAAAGAACTTAATGTGCCGAAATATCGCACCCAAAAAAAATTGGACTTGGTCTATCAAATTCTCGATTATCAAGCTGCTAACCCAAAAGCGGTTAAAGCAGTCATTAAAGCCGAAGAGTCTTCTCCAGATACTAAGAAGGAGGAAAAAACTTCTTCTTCAAGTGACAATGCGGCCAAGGACCAAAAACAACGTCCTCAGAAAAATGAGAATAGGAACAAAAAACCTCAGCCTCAAAAAAAGCATCACGATAAAAAAAGTGATGACGACAAAAAACCTGCAGACGATAAGCGTTCCGGCAATGACAGAAATGAAAAAGACAGGAAGGACAAAAAGGAAAGCGATAAAAAACCGCAGCACCAAAAGTCAAGCAGCAACGACAACCGTCAGAAAAACCAACGTAACGACAATAACAACTCAGACAATCGCCAAAAGCACCAAAGCCACAAACAAAAAGATGGTAACGTGCATGACAATCGAAATAACGGAAATAAAGACTCCCGCAACCGTTATCGCGAACCGGATTATGAATTTGACGGCATTATTGAAAGCGAAGGCGTGTTGGATATTATGCAGGATGGCTACGGCTTTTTGCGTTCCAGCGACTACAACTACCTTTCATCGCCCGATGATATTTATGTATCGCAATCGCAGATTCGTCTTTTCGGATTAAAGACTGGAGATACAGTTCTGGGAGAGGTGCGCCCGCCAAAAGAAGGTGAAAAATATTTCCCTTTAATTAAGGTGAACAAAATAAATGGTCTGAACCCGAACGTGGTTCGCGACCGTGTATCATTTGAGCATTTAACGCCGCTTTTCCCTCAGGAAAAATTCAACCTTGCAGACAAGCAAAGTACCATTTCAACACGAATTATTGATCTTTTTGCACCTATCGGAAAAGGGCAGCGAGGCATGATTGTTTCGCAACCAAAAACGGGTAAAACCATGCTGTTGAAAGATATTGCAAACGCAATAGCAGCAAACCACCCAGAAGTCTATCAAATTATTCTTCTGATTGATGAGCGCCCTGAAGAAGTTACCGATATGCAACGAAATGTACGTGGTGAAGTGGTTGCTTCAACCTTCGACAAAGAGGCCAGTGAGCACGTTCGTGTGGCAAACATTGTAATTGACAAAGCAAAGCGTTTGGTAGAATGTGGCCACGATGTGGTAATTCTTTTGGATTCCATTACACGTTTGGCGCGAGCTTACAACACAGTTCAGCCTGCAAGTGGTAAAATATTGAGTGGTGGTGTAGATGCAAACGCGCTTCACAAACCAAAACGTTTCTTTGGTGCCGCCCGTAATATTGAAAATGGTGGCTCTCTAAGTATCATTGCAACCGCTTTGACTGAAACGGGTTCTAAAATGGACGAGGTGATTTTTGAGGAATTTAAAGGAACCGGTAACATGGAACTTCAGTTGGATAGAAAAATCTCCAACCGAAGAATTTTCCCTGCTATTGACCTTACCTCTTCAAGCACGCGACGTGACGATTTACTGCTTGATGAAAACACCATTCAAAGAATGTGGGTATTGCGCAAATACCTTGCGGATATGAACCCAGTGGAAGCAATGGAATTCATCAACGACCGAGTTAAACAGACACGAAACAACGAAGAATTTTTGATTTCGATGAACGGATAA
- a CDS encoding metallophosphoesterase family protein — MIKILLLSDTHSYIDEKILKYVKQADEVWHAGDIGDLSVTDAIKKLKPLRAVYGNIDNTEARMEFPLHNRFMCEGVDVWITHIGGYPGRYNPSIRQEIYSNPPKIFICGHSHILKVMPDKTTGLLHMNPGAVGKHGFQKVRTMLRFEIDGEKIQNLEVIEFEK; from the coding sequence TTGATAAAAATACTTTTGCTAAGTGACACACACAGTTACATTGACGAAAAAATCCTGAAATACGTAAAACAGGCTGATGAAGTATGGCATGCAGGCGATATTGGCGATCTTTCGGTCACAGATGCCATCAAAAAACTAAAACCACTTCGCGCGGTTTACGGAAATATTGATAACACGGAAGCGCGCATGGAGTTTCCGCTGCACAACCGTTTTATGTGCGAAGGGGTTGACGTTTGGATAACGCACATTGGCGGCTATCCGGGAAGGTACAATCCGTCGATCCGGCAAGAAATTTATTCCAATCCACCAAAAATCTTTATTTGTGGCCATTCGCATATTTTGAAGGTCATGCCCGATAAAACCACCGGACTGCTTCATATGAATCCCGGTGCGGTGGGAAAACACGGTTTTCAAAAAGTGAGAACTATGCTTCGGTTTGAGATTGATGGTGAAAAAATCCAGAATCTGGAAGTTATTGAATTTGAGAAATAG
- a CDS encoding DUF4293 domain-containing protein yields MIQRIQTIYLIVSALIMGALYMWFPVILGEDGAAVMERDEPLVFGLVFISIALTIISILSFKKRQLQFVLNRLNIISNFVLLGVFVYRSLTLSGETLVSEKGIGVLLPIISIVFLVLANKAIKRDEDLVKSVDRLR; encoded by the coding sequence ATGATTCAACGCATCCAGACCATTTACTTAATCGTTTCCGCACTTATTATGGGAGCCTTATATATGTGGTTTCCCGTTATTTTAGGTGAAGATGGGGCAGCGGTTATGGAGCGTGATGAACCGTTGGTCTTTGGTCTTGTATTTATTTCCATTGCGCTTACTATCATTTCAATTTTAAGTTTTAAAAAACGGCAGTTACAGTTTGTGCTCAACCGTTTAAACATCATATCAAACTTTGTATTACTAGGAGTTTTCGTTTACAGATCGCTTACTTTATCCGGAGAAACATTGGTTTCAGAGAAGGGTATTGGGGTGCTTCTTCCCATCATTTCTATCGTATTTTTAGTGCTGGCCAACAAGGCCATAAAAAGGGATGAGGACCTCGTAAAATCTGTTGATCGTTTACGGTAA
- the cdaA gene encoding diadenylate cyclase CdaA, with amino-acid sequence MDFLDIRIIDIVDILLVAFLLYYLYNLVKGTVAINILVGIIIVYAIYVVTQLLEMELLSKILGGFLGVGMFALVVVFQPEIRKFLLMLGSTNFNARRRFLKQFKFSGNDSTLKTNLEGIIAACKKMSASHTGALIVLQRNNSLDFVKNTGDEMNLEVNQPIIESIFFKNSPLHDGAIIIEENRITATRVILPVSNDRKIPLRFGLRHRAAVGITEKTDAVCLVVSEENGQISYLKDGDFVLFENVDELMKILKKDLS; translated from the coding sequence TTGGATTTTCTCGACATTCGGATTATAGACATAGTAGATATTTTACTGGTGGCTTTCCTATTGTATTACCTCTATAATTTGGTAAAGGGTACCGTGGCCATCAATATTTTGGTTGGAATAATTATAGTTTATGCCATTTACGTAGTCACCCAACTTTTGGAGATGGAACTTTTGAGCAAGATTCTGGGCGGCTTTTTAGGTGTTGGTATGTTTGCCTTGGTGGTAGTTTTTCAGCCCGAAATCAGGAAGTTTTTGTTGATGCTGGGCTCTACCAATTTCAACGCGCGACGAAGGTTTTTAAAACAGTTTAAATTCTCGGGAAATGATTCCACCCTTAAAACAAATCTGGAAGGAATTATAGCGGCCTGCAAAAAAATGTCTGCTTCACACACCGGAGCTTTGATTGTACTTCAGCGTAACAATAGCCTTGATTTTGTTAAAAACACTGGTGATGAAATGAACTTGGAAGTAAACCAGCCAATTATTGAAAGTATTTTTTTCAAGAACAGTCCGTTGCATGACGGCGCCATAATAATTGAGGAAAACCGAATTACTGCAACGCGCGTTATTTTGCCCGTTTCAAACGACAGAAAAATTCCGTTGCGTTTTGGGCTCCGGCACCGCGCCGCAGTGGGTATTACTGAAAAGACAGATGCGGTGTGCCTTGTTGTGTCGGAAGAAAACGGACAGATTTCGTATTTAAAGGATGGTGATTTTGTACTGTTTGAAAATGTGGATGAACTTATGAAAATTTTGAAAAAAGATTTAAGTTAA
- a CDS encoding BT_3928 family protein yields MKILVGISRIIVGVLFIISGLIKLNDPVGFSFKLKDYFAPEVLDLGFLVPYALLIAIFVVIFEVLLGVALLLGYLKKFTLWALLLMIVFFTFLTFYSAYFNKVTDCGCFGDAIKLTPWESFTKDIVLLVLILILFVGQKYIQPFFTKGIRSILIFASFVFCLGITYYVLLHLPIIDFRPYKIGANIKEGMTVPEGAPGPIYEYKWKFNVNGEEKVITTNGEYPQVDGELISTETEMIQEGYTPPIHDFTMERDGEDYTEQFLNEENLVVVIAYSLGNTEKDGYIPIKEVTDKALKNGYSVIGLSASSQEMTEALTEEYKLNFKFYFCDETTLKTIVRSNPGILELDNGTIKQKLHWNDAQKLQLPVVENAKPKLDLSLKQRLDSIAVLDQKYRTLMQTKSLVERKKLGESMGLSEAEYSGDLWKMQVVIDSANLNYVEKIFNTVGYPGKSMVGEPTNTAAWYVLQHSTKIGEYIHLIKKAGKEGEIPMKLVAMMEDRYLMDEGKPQIYGTQGRMERDGEKFIWPIENPETVNQRRKEAGFEETVEEYAKILFGQDFEYKPLTIEQVKQ; encoded by the coding sequence ATGAAAATACTAGTAGGAATATCACGAATAATTGTTGGAGTACTTTTTATAATCAGCGGATTGATAAAACTGAACGACCCCGTTGGTTTTTCATTTAAGCTGAAGGATTATTTCGCCCCCGAAGTTTTGGATCTTGGGTTTTTGGTGCCTTATGCGTTGCTGATTGCAATATTCGTCGTCATTTTTGAAGTGCTGCTGGGCGTTGCTTTGCTTTTGGGTTATCTGAAAAAATTTACACTTTGGGCCTTGTTGCTGATGATCGTGTTTTTCACATTTCTCACATTTTATTCGGCATATTTCAACAAGGTGACCGATTGCGGCTGCTTTGGCGATGCCATAAAACTCACGCCTTGGGAATCTTTCACAAAAGATATCGTATTACTGGTTTTGATTTTGATACTTTTTGTGGGACAAAAATATATTCAGCCATTTTTCACAAAAGGAATACGGAGCATCCTCATTTTTGCATCCTTCGTTTTCTGTCTCGGAATTACTTATTATGTTTTGTTGCATCTACCGATAATCGATTTCCGTCCGTATAAAATAGGTGCGAATATTAAGGAAGGAATGACGGTTCCTGAAGGTGCACCAGGCCCTATTTATGAATATAAGTGGAAATTCAACGTTAATGGCGAAGAAAAAGTTATCACTACAAACGGCGAATATCCGCAGGTGGATGGGGAATTGATAAGTACCGAAACCGAAATGATACAGGAGGGCTACACCCCGCCAATCCATGATTTTACGATGGAAAGGGATGGCGAGGATTACACTGAACAATTTTTAAATGAAGAAAATCTGGTGGTTGTGATTGCTTATAGTTTGGGAAATACCGAAAAGGACGGTTACATTCCTATAAAAGAGGTGACCGATAAAGCCTTAAAAAATGGTTATAGCGTGATTGGCCTTTCGGCATCCTCGCAGGAAATGACCGAAGCTTTGACGGAGGAATATAAATTGAATTTCAAATTTTACTTCTGCGATGAAACTACGCTGAAAACCATCGTCCGCAGTAATCCGGGGATTTTGGAACTTGACAACGGAACCATAAAACAAAAGCTTCACTGGAACGATGCCCAAAAATTGCAACTTCCAGTAGTCGAAAACGCAAAACCCAAATTGGACCTTTCCTTAAAACAGCGTTTGGACAGCATTGCAGTGCTGGACCAAAAATACCGCACGCTGATGCAGACAAAATCTTTGGTAGAAAGAAAGAAATTGGGTGAAAGTATGGGTCTTTCCGAAGCTGAATACAGCGGGGACTTATGGAAAATGCAAGTGGTTATTGATAGTGCGAATTTAAATTATGTAGAAAAAATATTTAACACTGTGGGATACCCAGGCAAATCTATGGTCGGTGAGCCCACGAATACTGCAGCATGGTATGTATTGCAACATTCAACTAAAATTGGTGAGTATATACATTTAATTAAGAAGGCTGGCAAAGAAGGAGAAATTCCTATGAAATTGGTAGCAATGATGGAAGATAGATATTTAATGGATGAAGGCAAACCCCAAATTTACGGAACACAAGGAAGAATGGAAAGAGATGGCGAAAAATTTATCTGGCCCATTGAAAATCCTGAAACGGTAAACCAAAGAAGAAAAGAAGCAGGTTTTGAAGAAACTGTTGAGGAATATGCCAAAATACTTTTCGGCCAAGATTTTGAATACAAACCTCTTACTATAGAGCAGGTTAAGCAATAG
- the truA gene encoding tRNA pseudouridine(38-40) synthase TruA translates to MRYFIEIAYNGKNYFGWQRQPEQISVQQVLEETISTLLRKDIKLTGAGRTDTGVHAKQLFAHFDFDEIENFDEFIFRMNSFLPKDISVKNIFEVTEDAHARFDAVEREYEYLISLKKDPFSQDFAFQINNKPALDLMNQAAEMLFTHRDFQCFSRSKTDVKTYNCTIVKAFWKATDNKLIFTIAADRFLRNMVRAIVGTLLDVGYGKTTLEEFKRILKSKRREEAGASAPAHGLYLTKVIYPDNIKA, encoded by the coding sequence TTGCGATATTTTATTGAAATAGCCTATAACGGGAAAAATTATTTTGGATGGCAGCGCCAGCCCGAACAGATTAGCGTACAACAAGTTTTGGAGGAAACCATTTCAACCTTGCTTCGAAAGGATATAAAGCTCACGGGCGCTGGCAGAACGGATACCGGGGTGCACGCCAAACAGCTTTTTGCCCATTTCGATTTTGATGAAATTGAAAATTTTGATGAATTTATCTTTAGAATGAATTCCTTTCTTCCGAAGGATATTTCAGTAAAAAATATTTTTGAAGTAACGGAAGATGCTCACGCGCGTTTTGATGCGGTTGAAAGAGAATATGAATATTTAATTTCGCTTAAAAAAGACCCGTTTTCTCAGGATTTTGCATTTCAGATAAACAATAAACCAGCACTGGATTTAATGAACCAAGCCGCTGAAATGCTATTTACCCATAGAGATTTTCAATGCTTTTCACGTTCCAAAACCGATGTAAAAACGTACAATTGCACCATCGTAAAAGCATTTTGGAAAGCTACGGATAATAAACTTATTTTTACCATTGCCGCAGACCGCTTTCTTCGGAATATGGTCCGCGCAATCGTTGGAACCCTTTTAGATGTGGGTTACGGAAAAACTACATTGGAAGAATTTAAGAGAATACTGAAAAGTAAACGTAGGGAAGAAGCGGGTGCATCCGCACCCGCACACGGATTGTATTTAACGAAAGTTATTTACCCCGATAACATAAAAGCATAA
- the folP gene encoding dihydropteroate synthase: MQTLNCRGQLIDLSKPKVMGIINITPDSFYDGGKTFSEKEILKQAKKLLSEGATFLDVGGYSTRPGAEEVSEKDEIERAAGAIETILKSFPQALISVDTFRSEVAKKAVEAGAAIVNDVSGGTLDAEMYKVVAKLKVPYILMHMRGNPKTMAKLTEYKNVTIDVLKDLAEKIALAKSEGINDIIADPGFGFAKTRQQSFQLLNNLELFQNLDVPILAGISRKSMIYKTLDTSAENALNGTTSLNTIALLKGASILRVHDVKEAVECVKLFENLKS, encoded by the coding sequence TTGCAGACCCTTAATTGCCGAGGCCAACTCATAGACCTTTCCAAGCCCAAAGTGATGGGCATTATAAATATTACGCCAGATTCGTTTTATGACGGCGGAAAAACTTTTTCAGAAAAGGAAATTTTGAAACAAGCCAAAAAATTGCTTTCGGAAGGCGCTACATTTTTGGATGTAGGCGGTTACAGTACACGCCCGGGTGCTGAGGAAGTTTCAGAAAAAGATGAGATTGAAAGAGCTGCTGGAGCAATTGAAACTATTCTGAAAAGTTTTCCACAAGCGTTGATTTCCGTAGACACTTTCCGAAGCGAAGTTGCAAAAAAAGCCGTGGAAGCTGGAGCAGCGATTGTTAATGATGTTTCCGGTGGAACTTTGGATGCTGAAATGTATAAAGTTGTTGCAAAACTGAAGGTGCCGTATATTTTGATGCACATGCGCGGTAACCCAAAAACGATGGCAAAACTTACCGAATATAAAAATGTAACCATTGATGTATTAAAAGATTTAGCTGAAAAAATAGCGCTTGCTAAATCGGAAGGCATCAACGATATCATTGCCGATCCGGGTTTTGGCTTTGCCAAAACCCGACAACAAAGTTTTCAGCTTTTGAATAATCTGGAGCTTTTTCAAAATTTGGACGTTCCAATTTTAGCGGGTATTTCCCGAAAATCCATGATTTACAAAACGTTGGATACTTCCGCAGAAAATGCATTGAACGGAACCACTTCGCTAAATACAATCGCGCTTTTAAAAGGTGCATCCATCTTAAGGGTGCACGATGTAAAAGAAGCCGTGGAATGTGTAAAATTGTTTGAAAACCTAAAATCTTGA
- a CDS encoding M14 family metallopeptidase, whose amino-acid sequence MKKTLLHFSLLYLLFCFALQNISAQNLNTTFETSNGLQTAPYEEVITYYLALEKKFPSITVFEMGQTDSGLPLHIIVFDPQNKKHSKENFSKNGRNLLLINNGIHPGEPDGIDATMLLFRDFAENKITPPQNTIIAAIPVYNIGGALNRNSTSRTNQNGPEEYGFRGNARNYDLNRDFIKNDTKNARAFAEIYHWLNPELFIDNHVSNGADYQYVLTHLFTQHNKLGGDLGNYLHTSLMPQLEDSLQQKKWDITPYVNVFNQVPEKGFSQFMDSPRYASGYTTLFNTLGLTVETHMLKPYNQRVEGTYELMKSFINIADKDAETIKTLRKNALEKYKVGSYYPLSWAVDSSKTSTLKFKGFEGKMVPSKITGAERLKYFRDKPFTKNVTYYNHFTATDSVTIPSAYIVPKGYWNVIELLKLNNIKYSEVKNDSTITAEVYHIKSFETVKNPFEGHYLHYKTEVSKSTENISVKKGNILVKTQQPGVRYLLETLEPTASDSFFNWNFFDAILQQKESFSSYVWEDMAEKFLTENPAIKKEFETKKKNDPDFANNWYAQLDWIHKQSPNYEKSHLRYPIVRVGG is encoded by the coding sequence ATGAAAAAAACACTACTACATTTCAGTCTGCTTTATTTACTGTTTTGTTTCGCACTTCAGAACATTTCGGCACAAAATTTAAATACCACTTTTGAAACTTCAAACGGCCTACAAACTGCACCCTATGAAGAAGTAATTACATATTATTTAGCACTGGAGAAGAAATTTCCCTCCATCACTGTCTTTGAAATGGGCCAGACCGATAGCGGTCTTCCGCTTCATATAATCGTTTTTGATCCCCAAAATAAAAAACATTCAAAAGAAAATTTTTCAAAAAACGGAAGAAATCTATTATTGATAAACAACGGAATACATCCGGGAGAACCCGACGGAATTGACGCAACAATGCTTCTTTTTAGAGATTTTGCGGAAAATAAAATCACCCCTCCCCAGAATACAATCATCGCGGCGATTCCCGTTTACAACATCGGCGGTGCTTTAAATAGAAATAGCACAAGCCGCACCAATCAAAACGGTCCCGAGGAATACGGTTTTCGCGGCAATGCGAGGAACTATGATTTAAACCGTGATTTTATAAAAAATGACACAAAAAATGCTCGGGCTTTCGCTGAAATATATCATTGGTTGAACCCGGAATTGTTTATTGACAACCACGTAAGCAACGGCGCCGACTATCAATACGTGCTCACGCATCTTTTCACACAGCACAACAAATTGGGCGGAGACTTGGGCAACTATCTGCACACATCCCTAATGCCACAATTGGAGGATTCGCTTCAGCAAAAAAAATGGGACATCACGCCCTACGTAAACGTTTTTAACCAAGTGCCGGAAAAGGGTTTCTCGCAGTTTATGGATTCGCCGCGTTACGCCTCGGGCTATACAACGCTTTTCAACACCTTAGGCCTTACGGTAGAAACGCATATGCTAAAACCATACAATCAAAGAGTTGAAGGCACCTACGAATTGATGAAAAGTTTTATAAACATTGCTGACAAAGACGCCGAAACAATAAAAACACTTCGAAAAAATGCTTTGGAGAAATATAAAGTTGGCAGCTACTACCCCCTTTCCTGGGCAGTGGATTCCTCAAAAACCTCGACATTAAAATTTAAAGGTTTTGAAGGAAAAATGGTTCCGAGCAAAATTACAGGGGCAGAAAGGTTAAAATATTTCCGTGACAAACCGTTTACGAAAAACGTTACATATTACAATCATTTTACGGCAACGGATTCCGTTACAATTCCTTCAGCATATATTGTTCCGAAGGGGTATTGGAACGTAATTGAACTTTTGAAATTGAACAATATTAAATATTCCGAAGTTAAAAACGATTCAACCATTACTGCGGAAGTTTATCACATAAAAAGTTTTGAAACCGTTAAAAATCCTTTTGAGGGTCATTACCTTCATTATAAAACGGAAGTATCAAAAAGCACAGAAAATATTTCAGTTAAAAAAGGTAACATTTTAGTAAAAACCCAGCAGCCAGGGGTTCGCTATCTTTTGGAAACCCTCGAACCTACTGCTTCCGACTCTTTTTTCAATTGGAATTTTTTCGATGCAATCCTTCAGCAAAAAGAAAGTTTTTCATCCTATGTTTGGGAAGATATGGCTGAAAAATTTTTAACTGAAAACCCAGCAATTAAAAAAGAATTTGAAACCAAAAAGAAAAACGATCCTGACTTTGCGAATAACTGGTATGCACAGTTGGATTGGATCCACAAGCAATCGCCCAATTACGAGAAATCACACCTTCGTTATCCTATCGTTCGGGTGGGGGGTTAA
- a CDS encoding ABC transporter ATP-binding protein, with amino-acid sequence MAETTGNAFDFKLFKRLLAFTKPYRGVFYFVAFAAIVMSGLAVLRPYLLELAIDNSMVPKDGEGFMKYIILMVVVLMLEVIFQFAFIFYTNWLGQSVIRDMRQKLFRLMMSFKMKYFDKSAVGRLTTRAVNDVETISSIFSEGLFMIISDLLKMLVIAGFMLYQSWRLSLIVFIVLPFILYATRVFQKAMKVAFEDVRNQVANLNTFVQERITGMKIVQIFTREKTEYERFQEINKDHRKAWIKTVWYNSIFFPIAETAGAVATGLVVWYGGLNVIGGGFVTLGIITAFIQYAEMLFRPLRQIADKFNTLQMGMVAANRVFGILDTKSHIADTGTVDYTSTNGEIEFKNVHFGYNEDEEVIKGISFKANPGETVAIVGATGAGKSTIINLLNRFYEINSGDILIDGISLKDYKLASLRSQIAVVLQDVFLFADSILNNITLNNPNISEEEVIAAAKEIGVHKFIQSLPDGYHYNVKERGSMLSSGQRQLIAFLRAYVSKPSILVLDEATSSVDTYSEELIQTATDKITKGRTSIVIAHRLATIKKADKIIVMDAGKIVEEGTHKKLLKLEKGLYRNLYEVQFMAEEAL; translated from the coding sequence ATGGCAGAAACCACAGGAAACGCATTCGATTTTAAGCTTTTTAAGCGATTGCTGGCTTTTACAAAGCCGTATCGCGGGGTGTTTTATTTTGTTGCTTTTGCGGCAATTGTAATGTCTGGTCTGGCGGTACTGCGTCCATATCTTTTGGAGTTGGCCATAGACAATTCCATGGTTCCCAAAGACGGAGAGGGGTTTATGAAGTACATCATCTTAATGGTGGTTGTACTTATGCTGGAAGTAATATTTCAATTCGCTTTTATATTCTACACAAACTGGCTCGGCCAAAGCGTAATCCGGGATATGCGCCAAAAACTCTTCCGCTTGATGATGAGTTTCAAAATGAAATATTTTGATAAGAGCGCCGTCGGAAGATTGACGACCCGCGCTGTGAACGATGTGGAAACCATCTCAAGTATTTTCAGCGAAGGTTTGTTTATGATTATTAGTGACCTATTGAAAATGCTCGTAATCGCGGGGTTTATGCTTTACCAAAGCTGGCGGTTGTCGCTCATTGTTTTTATTGTTTTGCCCTTTATTCTCTATGCCACCCGTGTGTTCCAAAAAGCGATGAAAGTAGCTTTTGAAGACGTTCGGAATCAAGTGGCAAATCTAAATACCTTTGTTCAAGAAAGAATTACAGGGATGAAAATAGTTCAAATTTTCACCCGTGAAAAAACCGAGTACGAACGGTTTCAGGAAATAAACAAAGACCATCGTAAAGCTTGGATAAAAACTGTTTGGTACAACTCTATTTTCTTTCCCATTGCAGAAACGGCAGGTGCTGTAGCCACGGGTTTGGTTGTTTGGTATGGTGGTTTGAATGTTATTGGCGGAGGTTTTGTAACACTGGGAATAATTACAGCATTTATACAATATGCCGAAATGCTGTTTAGACCGCTTCGGCAGATAGCTGATAAATTTAACACCTTACAAATGGGGATGGTAGCGGCAAACCGCGTTTTCGGGATTCTCGATACCAAATCGCACATTGCAGATACGGGCACGGTTGATTATACCAGTACCAACGGTGAAATTGAATTCAAAAATGTACACTTCGGGTATAATGAAGATGAAGAAGTGATTAAAGGAATTTCGTTTAAGGCCAATCCCGGTGAAACCGTGGCCATCGTGGGCGCGACCGGTGCCGGAAAAAGTACAATTATCAATCTTTTGAATCGTTTTTACGAAATAAATAGCGGCGATATTTTGATAGACGGAATTTCTTTAAAGGATTATAAACTGGCGTCACTGAGGAGCCAAATTGCTGTTGTTTTGCAGGATGTGTTCCTTTTTGCAGATTCTATTTTAAACAATATTACGCTGAATAATCCAAACATTTCCGAAGAAGAAGTAATAGCAGCAGCAAAGGAAATAGGCGTCCATAAATTCATACAATCGCTTCCTGATGGCTATCATTATAATGTGAAGGAACGCGGGAGCATGCTCTCTTCTGGGCAAAGACAGTTGATTGCTTTTCTTCGCGCCTATGTGAGCAAACCCAGTATTTTGGTTTTGGACGAGGCCACTTCTTCCGTAGATACCTATTCCGAGGAATTGATTCAAACTGCTACAGACAAAATTACCAAAGGAAGAACCTCGATTGTGATCGCGCACCGATTGGCAACCATCAAAAAGGCGGATAAAATAATAGTAATGGACGCTGGAAAGATTGTGGAAGAAGGTACTCATAAAAAATTGCTGAAACTCGAAAAAGGTTTATATAGAAATCTCTATGAAGTACAATTCATGGCTGAGGAAGCTCTTTAA